A region from the Nocardia terpenica genome encodes:
- a CDS encoding TetR-like C-terminal domain-containing protein — protein sequence MNRNPSTTLGRPRDADADRVIIEAVLDLIAEGVTLSDLSFVAVAARARVGRNTVYRRWPTKQSLLLDTLAAIARPLPRLGNEIRDDLVALVKITAERSQHPRDGRLLQALLAERHAFPELSQAYENTVVRPRRQALIDTVHRGIATGELRADLDSAWATTVLISPALWPPSGTDTHITSAADLAEKVVDLVLIGLCATR from the coding sequence GTGAATCGGAACCCTTCGACCACTCTCGGCAGACCACGCGACGCGGACGCCGACCGCGTGATCATCGAAGCCGTTCTCGACCTGATCGCCGAGGGCGTCACCCTGTCGGATCTGTCGTTCGTCGCGGTAGCCGCGCGTGCGCGAGTGGGCCGCAATACCGTCTACCGACGCTGGCCCACCAAACAGTCGCTGCTACTGGACACGCTCGCCGCGATCGCACGCCCACTGCCTCGACTGGGCAACGAGATTCGAGACGACTTGGTAGCGCTGGTGAAGATCACCGCCGAGCGGTCCCAGCATCCGCGTGACGGGCGGCTGCTGCAGGCGTTACTCGCCGAGCGTCATGCATTTCCCGAGCTTTCACAGGCATACGAGAACACCGTCGTCAGGCCGCGCCGACAGGCGCTCATCGATACCGTGCACCGCGGGATTGCCACCGGAGAGTTGCGCGCTGACCTCGATTCCGCTTGGGCCACAACAGTTCTCATCAGCCCCGCCCTATGGCCGCCATCCGGGACCGACACCCACATCACCTCGGCTGCAGACTTGGCAGAGAAGGTCGTAGACCTCGTTCTGATCGGGTTGTGCGCAACCCGATGA